The Pollutimonas sp. M17 sequence ATGCTTCTCGTGCTGCTGCTGCGCCCCAACGGCTTGATGGGAGGCAAGGGCTAACTCATGAAGACTCGATTCCTTTGGTCCGTGATCGGCCTTGTCCTGCTGGCGGCGGTTCCAGTGGTGCTTTCGCAGGGGCTGGTCAATGCCGCGATCCCCATGCTGATCGCCGCCCTGTTCGCTTGCGCCTACAACCTTCTATGCGGCCAGGCGGGCATGCTGTCCTTCGGGCATTCCGCGTATTTCGGCGTGGGCGCGTTTTCGACCATCCATGCGATGAATGCGCTGGGCGGGGCCGGTCTGCTGCCCACTCCTTTGATGCCGCTGGCCGGCGCCGCCGGCGGGCTGATCTTCGGCGCGGCAGCGGGCTGGTTCGCGACGCAGCGCACCGGAACCTATTTCGCCATGATCACCCTGGCCATCGCGGAACTGATCCATGCGCTGGCTCCGCATCTCAAAGGCGTTTTCGGCGGCGAGGCGGGCTTGTCGTCCATGCGCATGCCGGCATGGGGCTTTACATTCGGAACGACCAACGAGGTCTATTACCTGACGCTCGTATGGGTTGCCCTGTGCCTGGCGCTCTTGTACCTGATTACGCGTACCCCGCTTGGACGCCTTGCGCTGGGCGTGCGCGAGAACAGCCACAGGCTCAGCTTTCTCGGCTACGAAGTGCATCGCATCAACGTCCTGATCTTCGCCATTTCGGGCATGTTCTCGGGCGTTGCGGGTGCCTTGCAGGTCGTCAGCAACGAGGCGGCGAATTACGTTGTTTTCGACCCCTCCCTGTCGGCGGCCGTCGTGCTCAACACCTATATCGGAGGAGTCAATGTGTTCCTGGGTCCCGCATTGGGGGCCGCGCTCATGACGTTTTTCGGATATGCCGTATCGGACATGACGCAATCCTGGCTGCTGTATCAAGGTTTGCTTTTTGTCCTGGTGATGATGTTCATGCCCACCGGCTTGAGCGGGCTTGCCGTCCTGGCGGCCTCTTCCGCGAAGCGGCATGGGATCAGGGCGGTCGCTCCCGCAGCCGCCCTGTATCTGGCGGCCTTCGCCTGCCTGACCGCCGCCATTGTCTTTCTTACGGAACTGCTGGGCCGCGTTTTCTCCCAAGACTACAAGGCCTTGTCGCAGGCGGCAGGTTCCGGCGAGCTGCCTTCCGTGCTGCTCTTTGGCTGGAGCTGGTCTCCCGCCAGTCCGCTTACATGGGTGGTTCCATTGGCCTTGATGGTTCTGGGCATCGCCTGCTGGAGGCTGGCCAGCGGCAGCATGCGGCGCCATGCAGCGGCGGGCGCGGCCCTGCATACGGGTGCCGCCGGCGCCGCCGTACAGCGGAGGCCGGCATGACGCATCCCGTTTTGAGCCTTCACGATCTGAAGAAGTCCTTCGGTGCGACCGAGATCATCCGGGGCGTCAGCCTGTCGCTTCTGCCCGATGAGCGCCACGCAATCATCGGGCCCAACGGGGCGGGAAAGTCCACGCTGTTTCATTTGATCTCCGGCAATATTCGCCCGAACTCCGGCGAGATACTGCTGGAGGGGCGCTCCATCGTGGGGAAAACGCCTCAAGCCATCAACCGCCTTGGATTGGCCAGGTCTTTCCAGATCACCAATATATTCCCCCGGCTTACGGTGTATGAAAACATAAGGCTTGCGGTGATGCGGGCGCATGGCCTGCAATACTGCTTCTGGCGTTTCGTGAATGCCAACCAGAAAGTCAGGCAGCAAAGCGATCAACTGCTGGAACGGGTCCGGCTGCATCCACGCGCGGCCACGATAGCGGGCGAGATGTCGTATTCGGAACAGCGCTCGCTGGAAATCGCCATGACGCTGGCGTCCGACCCCAAAGTCATTTTGCTGGATGAACCCATGGCCGGCATGTCCAAGGAAGAGACCGCCTACACGACGGCACTGATCAAGGAGGTCACCGTGGGGAGGTCGCTGCTGATTGTCGAGCACGATATGGAAGTGGTTTTTTCCCTGGGCGACAGGATCAGCGTGCTGGTATATGGGAAGCTGATCGCAAGCGGCACGCCGGATGAGATCCGGCGCAACGCGGACGTGAAAGAGGCCTATCTGGGCGAGGAGGTCGCGGCATGACAGCCGACAAGCCTTTGCTGTGTGTCGAGAATCTGCACGCGCACTATGGAAAAAGCCATGTCCTGCATGGCGTATCGCTGCATCTTCAGGCCAATGAAGTGATCAGCCTTATCGGACGCAATGGATCGGGCCGCTCCACGACCCTGAAGGCCATCATGGGCCTGCTGCCTCCTTCCAGCGGCAGCGTCACGCTGCAGGGAAAACGCATGTCCGGATTGAGGCCTTATGAAATCTGCCGCGCGGGCATTGCCTATGTTCCCGAGGAACGCGAGGTATTTGCCAACCTGACGGTCGACGAGAACTTGCGCATGGGCGAACAGCCCGGAGTGAAGGGGCCGCAGCGCTGGACCATGGCCCAGATGTTCGACTATTTTCCCCGGCTCAAGGAAAGGCGGAACACGCTGGCGGGCAGCCTGTCGGGCGGCGAACAGCAGATGCTCACGATCTGCAGGTCGCTGCTGGGAAATCCCCAGGCCATCCTGATCGACGAGCCGACCGAGGGCCTGGCTCCGAAAATCGTGGCCGCAGTCGGTGACTGCATCCAGGATATCCATAAAAAGGGCGTCTCGGTCATTCTGGTCGAGCAGAAGCTGGCGATAGCCCTGAAAGTCTCCACGCGTATATACGTCATGGGGCAGGGGCGCATCGTGTACGAAGGAACCCCGCAGGAAGTGGCCGGCAACGACCAGCTTCTTGCCGAGTGGCTTGCCGTTTAAGTCCTGCCGCATGGCGCAGGCAACTGAAGGTCGAGAGTAAATCAAGATGAAACGAACAAAAGATAAAGTAATCATTACCTGCGCGGTGACGGGCGGCGTGCATACGCCGTCCATGTCGCCCTATCTTCCATTGACGCCGGAGCAGATTGCCGCCGACGCGATCGC is a genomic window containing:
- a CDS encoding branched-chain amino acid ABC transporter permease, yielding MKTRFLWSVIGLVLLAAVPVVLSQGLVNAAIPMLIAALFACAYNLLCGQAGMLSFGHSAYFGVGAFSTIHAMNALGGAGLLPTPLMPLAGAAGGLIFGAAAGWFATQRTGTYFAMITLAIAELIHALAPHLKGVFGGEAGLSSMRMPAWGFTFGTTNEVYYLTLVWVALCLALLYLITRTPLGRLALGVRENSHRLSFLGYEVHRINVLIFAISGMFSGVAGALQVVSNEAANYVVFDPSLSAAVVLNTYIGGVNVFLGPALGAALMTFFGYAVSDMTQSWLLYQGLLFVLVMMFMPTGLSGLAVLAASSAKRHGIRAVAPAAALYLAAFACLTAAIVFLTELLGRVFSQDYKALSQAAGSGELPSVLLFGWSWSPASPLTWVVPLALMVLGIACWRLASGSMRRHAAAGAALHTGAAGAAVQRRPA
- a CDS encoding ABC transporter ATP-binding protein, with protein sequence MTHPVLSLHDLKKSFGATEIIRGVSLSLLPDERHAIIGPNGAGKSTLFHLISGNIRPNSGEILLEGRSIVGKTPQAINRLGLARSFQITNIFPRLTVYENIRLAVMRAHGLQYCFWRFVNANQKVRQQSDQLLERVRLHPRAATIAGEMSYSEQRSLEIAMTLASDPKVILLDEPMAGMSKEETAYTTALIKEVTVGRSLLIVEHDMEVVFSLGDRISVLVYGKLIASGTPDEIRRNADVKEAYLGEEVAA
- a CDS encoding ABC transporter ATP-binding protein — protein: MTADKPLLCVENLHAHYGKSHVLHGVSLHLQANEVISLIGRNGSGRSTTLKAIMGLLPPSSGSVTLQGKRMSGLRPYEICRAGIAYVPEEREVFANLTVDENLRMGEQPGVKGPQRWTMAQMFDYFPRLKERRNTLAGSLSGGEQQMLTICRSLLGNPQAILIDEPTEGLAPKIVAAVGDCIQDIHKKGVSVILVEQKLAIALKVSTRIYVMGQGRIVYEGTPQEVAGNDQLLAEWLAV